Part of the Tamandua tetradactyla isolate mTamTet1 chromosome X, mTamTet1.pri, whole genome shotgun sequence genome, tttcctgtttctttgtctggtaatattttgttgagcactgcacattttaatattttaaagtattaactctggaatttagtctCTGAGCTATCTGTTGCTTGAGTTTATATTCAGCTCAggttatgacagagatttccttgagtgccaggagcttaCACAaccaaacaaagcaaagcaaaaaacagCTTTCACCTTCTTTGCAAATTGCCTCTACATTGGCTGGTactctccttcagaattcagaCATTCTAATGAAGAAGATTGACTTGaggcaaatgcaaaatgcaaGGTCCACCCTGACTTTTTTGAACCTGCCTCTTGTCCTTGGCTCTTGTGTTGCTCctagccttaggaattcccctgttcACAGGAACTGTTCACTCTACTTCCTGTGAAATATACGTTCACCCTCTCCTGAGTGCTCCACTGCATGACCTAAAACAGGTAATTCTCTGACCCAGGCtgctttgattttattgtttcttatgcTGTTTTAGCTGTCCTAAGCTGTTTCtatctggagggcaaattctggggaGATAACCCTAAAAGGAGTTTCCTAGGTCAGTCTTTCAGATAGCCTTCCAATTattggcactgacatacaggcaccccaggaTGCCCATAAGGGTCATTTTGCTCCCCCAAGAATAGTGAACCACATTGCGAACACAGCCTGGCTCCATACTTTGtctggagaaggaaagaggagtgACCAGCAAGGGTGCTAGGAGCTTCTATGGCTTTGAAGACTGTTTCCTTGACTCAGCATTTTCCCAATTACTGCAGcactttaaattttttctgtACTTACTAGAAGAGAACTGTCTTTAAGACTTCTTTGCCACTTTGGCCTGAGGGGGATTGGAACAATGGCCAAGCTCAGGACTGGCCCCCGGTGATCTGAAATAGCTGATAAAAAGCAGTGATAACTTCAGGAAACATGGTGGAACAGGACAGGCCAAGTTCAACACTGCTTCAAGGAACAGctacagaagtgacagaaaaacaactgggaaagcgattccagggtgcaaatgacatgagagggtcttctacaccacatagggaggtcctaattgaaaaagctgaagaattaaGATGCAAAGAGCCAGAggccatccagctagtgcaaaaagcatatgtgcccctttccaaatggaagcccagaaCCCTCAGGAGTGCGTGgatagggagacagggactaCGAAATAAGTCAAGCTACATTTTTTGAATGCACCCCATGTACGTGTGCACCGCACCCCCtccacagagcccacacacccccacctcccccactccACGTACCCCAGCACAGCCCCCACACCCCTGTGACCCATGACctgcccccacccacaccccacgCAACAAAGCCCAACCCCGGCACCAAAATCACCAAACGCTGACCCTCCAGGACCCGCATATCCTAACCCCAACACCCCCAACCAGTGCATGTGCACGCCCGTGTCCTGACTGCAATACACCAACGCGCCCACAGCCTGCCCCCCAGAAATGCGCGTGCGCACGCCTGCCCACCCCAGGCAGTGCCCCTACCCTGTGCATTTGCAGCCTGGAATTGCTCGCTCTGCCCGCCTCACACCTGTGCACTGCGCCCCAACCCCCACGACGCCTACACAGGAGCTCATGTGTCCATCTGTGCCACAACAACCCCCCTGCTCCACGCACATATGCAACTGCGGCCCTTCCTGCCACCACACCCCTGCACAACCGGGCCCCATCCCTCCTGCCCCACACAAACACATAACTGCACCCTGCCAGCCCCTgcatgccccaccccccacaggcACTCACGTGAACATctgtggcacacacacacactagtcTCGTGCTTGTGGGCACCCACACCCCACCACCCCATTCTATAAACTCGTGCCTCCTTGCCCTGGTCCGCTCCCATCCCCATACAAATGCACACCCATGTCCTGCCACCTCTGCACCTGTGACCACATGCCCCACCAAACACCACACCATGTTGTgctccccttcccccaacccaTGCGACCCACAGAAGTAGGTACCCACACCCCAACCCCCAGGTTCCACATGCGCATCCATGCTTGCCTgcgcccccaccccaaccccaggtTCCACATGCGCATCCATGCTTGCCTGCGCCCCCAGCCCAACCCCCAGCTTCCACATGTGCATCCATGCTTGCCTGCGCCCCCAGCCCAACCCCCAGGTTCCACATGCACATCCATGCTTGCCTGCGCCCCCAGCCCAACCCCCAGGTTCCACATGCGCATCCATGCTTTCCTGCGCACCCACCACCCATGCCCTGACCACACCCTCACACTTCCTTACCACACCTTTCACCGATGACCCCACATGGCCCCTGCTCTGACACAGTGCACCAGATCTGTCTCCCACCATGCCCTGCCTCCCTGTCCCCCATGCCACAACTAACATATCAATGAAAAgccaaaataacattttcaatgtCAAGTCTCTTTGAACCCTTGTATCAAAATCCtcatgttgtagtttgctagctgccggaacgcaatataccagaaacagaatggcttttaaaagggggaatttaataagttgctagtttacagttctaaggccaagcaaatatcccaattaaaacaagtctatagaaatgtccaatctaaggcatccagggaaagataccctggttcaagaaggctgatgaagttccgggtttctctctcaagtggaaaggcagacggtgaacatggtcagggttcatctctcatctggaaggacacatggcgaacatggtgtcatctggagctgcttctcctggcctcctgtttcatgaagctccctgggaggcattttctttcttcatctccaaaggtcactggcttgtgggctctgcttctcgtggctatgttgttcttctctgctctttttgaatctctttcattctctaaaatgtttcctctttaagaggactccagaaatttatcaagatccatccaaatgggtggagacacatctccagctaatccagctttacaaacactcttgattaaatcacatctccagggagatgatctgattacagtttcaaatatgcagtattgaacagggattattctgcctttataagaTGGGATTtagataaaacatggcttttctaggggacatacatcctttcaaaccaacacaccttgCCTTGCTGTGTTCACCAATCCTAAACTGTTATATCATGATCTTTACACAACACTAACCACACAGTCCCACACTGAGAAACCTGCTTTATATTATACttcagaatctagaaaaaaaagtattcctaCCCCTTCATCTCTAAATGCTACTAAAATCTGTCTAGGAAGAGCTCTCCCTAACAGCGGTATATAAAAAAGACAGCTTTGTCTTATCAACGGGTTGCTTAGCTGATAATTCAAGTAATGCTGTTATATGATAAGCGAATTCACCTTTTTCAGTAAGTTCAGATTCCAGAACAAAAATCGATATTTCTGAAGAATACTGACTGAAGGACCACACACATATTGTTAGTAGTTCAGAGATTTAAATGTACAATAATGAAACCAAAAGAGTAAAAATTTTACAAGACAtgaatgttttaattatttcctgGGAGTGGGCAAGGTCATGGAAACCATGACCAAAAAatacaagaagcagagagtgaAATGATCgcttaaacatatataaaaatgcatattcaaaTTTCCGTCCCATGGTAattatagattttaaatttttaacttatgtgtgagactaaagcaaaaaaatatttatttggtataaaatttatattttgactagtggatttcctaatgtaacttatgtggacagcttcattgaacaccataagtacatgaaacattgagtagggcatgagattttgtaagtttgtccagagtgatgccttgataaatcccagaaggatttgaacagtgaatgaaaaagcatttgcaaagtcccctttggggaatggtgagaaatggggaaaattcaacttcaccaactggagaattcttgatattctcacaagcagaggagacaaccaaagcaataggatgAGGCaccaaacttggggtttgttcatatgaaatttaaccctgcaaaggatagactaagcctacttaaaattaggcctaagagccacccccaagacaACCTCCTCGTtcctcagatgtagcctctctctcagccaacacgacaagcaaactgaccaccctcccccgtctatgtgggacatgactcccaggggtgtggatcttcctgggaacgtgggacagagatcctagaatgggctgagactcagcaccaagggattgagaaaaccttctcgaccaaaatgggaaagagagaaatgagacaaaataaagtgtcaatggctgagagattccaaacagagttgagaggttatcctggaggttattcttacgcactaaGTAGCtatcaccctgttattcaagatgtaaccgagaggctggagggaactgcctgaaactgtagagctgtgttccagtagccaggtatcttgatgatgactgaatgatgatatagctctcacaatgtgactgtgtgattgtgaaaaccttgtgtctgatgctccttttaactaccttgtcaacagacgagtagaacatgtggaataaaaataaataatagggggaacaaatgttaaaataaatttagtagcttgaaatgctactgatcaatgaaagggaggggtaaggggaatggtatgtatgaatttttttttctgttttctttttatttctttttctgaattgatgcaaatgttctaagaaatgatcacggtgaggaatatacaactatgtgatgaaaaaagaatgttcatattgtatgttgattggttttgttcataaaaattttaaaaatttaaaaaaatctcggTCTGTGCAGACATAGACCAAACAATAGTCCTCATGATTCTGTTCAGCATTCAGTTCCAGAAACTTCTCCACCCTGGAAAAGGGGAAGGATTTGTAGGATCCTTCTCATCAATAGTTGTATTGATTCTTATTTGGTTCACCATAAACTTGATGGTATggattctggagaagctggcaaTCTGGTAAATTGTATCCATCACTTTGACATGACTGGATATCTGGGCAATCCCAGCCTCTCGTGTTCCGTAATGTTTAAAGAACAGATACCAGTCGGATGATCAGTCTGAATATAAAGTTGACAGGTGTATCTTTCAGCTTGGGTTGCACTTTTTTCCCTTGCTAGTCCTACCCGTTAGCAGGGTGTTCATCTTGAGGTTTCTGTTTTGCTCCTCTACACCATTCATTTGGTACTTCCTCATCTTTGCAAATACTGAATGATCTGTACTGACCCTGTAAACCATGTTTATGAGGATAGCTGATGTCTTCGTCAAGATAAATGGCAGTACGCAATGGCCAGGTTCAGTCTTTAATATATGTCTCTGCTGGCTCAACATAAAATGTGCCACCACAGTCTGGACGCATCCGTCAAGTCTTCCATCAGTAACAGACACATGGCTAAAACTTCCTTCTTCGCCATCACTATGTCCACTGCAACTATGAAAGGTGTCCTAATCAAgtagtttatttcatttttctactttaaattcatcactgaaaagggaagtgTCCCTCTTCATTCCAAGGTGGAAATGTCTCCCATAGGCGTGAAAATCTAGGCGCAAAAAACCGCCCTCACGAGAGACTACTCTTTCGCACACTGGTATTTTGGTGTAATGAATCCATATCATAAAATAATCCTTCCTACATTAAATGTATTTACTAAAAGGATTTCCATCGTAACCTGGCCCCGATGCCAGGGTAAGCAGCAGCATTTACTCTCAGCAAGCCTGTTCGGCTGCCTGCACCTCCTGGGCCCACAGCAGCATATCCCACCGAGGGGCCAGGCGGGGGCCTCCGCACCTCCCGCTGCTCCCTTCCCGGGCAGGTCACAATCCCAGTGCCCCCGAACCAGGGACCTCCCTCCCCCAAGCcgtttcctccctcccttcccctgccAGTTGATATTTAACAAGGATGCCAAGTCTACTTCAAGGAAGAAACACAGTTTCTACAACAATGGTGATGGGACAACTGGAAATTGACATGCAGAAGAATAAATTTTGATGCctacgtcttttttttttttaaaaaattcattttatttttaaatctttttcttttttattgtgaaaaataacatatatacaaaaaagcaataaatttcaaaatccaCTGTAACAATTAGATATAGACTATATTTCAgtatttggtatgggttacagttccacagttttaggattttccttctagctgctccaagaccctggagacgaaaagaaatgccaatataatgattcagcggtcatactcatttgttaaatcctatctcctctgttacaactccaccttcttttgagctttctcccactcttgagtggtatttgggctatgcccattttaactttttcatgtgggaaggggctattgataatatggggtaggaggatggaactagctgatgttctggagaggctgggccctctgggtttcaggagttacttggtccagggacccatctggaggttgtaggtttctggaaagtgacccTAGTACATGGAGCCTTGTTGAATCTCAGTTAAAGCACTAGGTGTTTGTaagggttagcaggaatgattttgattggggcttggcaaaccacATACATCtcatgatatataaaaataaactaaaaatggatcaatggTGTAAATATAAGAGGCAATacaataaaatcctttgaggaaaACACTTCAGAACCTATTATTATACAATGGAATCTTAGACATGACATCAAAAGTgtgagcaacgaaagaaaaatagaaaaatgggacttcatcaaaatttaaacttcTGTGTACTAAAGGGCATTATCaacaaagcaaaaagacaacATTCAGAATGAAAGAAGCATTTGAAATCGTATGTCTAATAAGAATTTAATGTccaagatatataaagaactcctacaactcaacaatcaaaacaaaaagtggataattaaaacatgggcaaaggacttgaacagacatctttcCATAGATggtacacaaatggccaatatggatgtgaaaagatgctcagcatcattagctttcagggaaaagcaaatcaatgacATACCACTCCAGCATCCACTAGgtggctattttttttaatgcaaatttacaAGTGTTAACGAAGATTTGGAGAACTATGAAGCTTCCGACACTGTTAATGGGACTATAAATGGTGGAACTGCGATGAAAAAGTTTGGtggtattttagttttctaaagctgccaggatgcaacacaccagagatgaatcaTCTTTTAACAAaatgatttatttagttaaaaatttatacttctaaaggttaaaatatattgggtagatggaaatactagcagtcaatgagagggaggagtaacgACATATGATACGTaagcattttttcctctttttatttatttttctggagtggtgcaaatgttctgaaaaattatcatggtgatgaatatactactgtgtgatattgggagccattgattgtacaccatgtatggaacgttGGTACGTTCAGaaagtttgtgttgtatgttgattgtcaataaaaaaattaaaaaaaattttctgtccCAGCAGGTCAGGGCTTTCTGAGAGGCATCTTCTCCTCCGACCCCAACGTTCCCGCCACCAGCAGCTGGGTTGTGCGGTGACAAGAGACAAGCCCGGCCAGTCCCTGTCAGGCCTCAGGAGACGCCACATCCAGATCCGCAGTGGCGGGAAACGATCGCCCCGTGACGCGCGCGGGCTCAGTGCGCATGCTCTTTGCCGAGCTTTGCCCGTTATCCCAGCGCAGAGCGGTGTGGTCGGAGCTAGGATAGCTACCGTCCTGCTTTCTTCTCCCGGCTTGAGAGTTAGCGGGTAGGTGTCCACGGCGGTCCTCCACGAGTTGAAGCGGGAACGAGAGCGAGGGGCAGCCAGCGGGGTTGGGGCGGGTCCCGGCGGCGCGATCATTTGGCCTCGGAGGAGGAAGGTCGTCGACGGTCGTCGACGGTCGTCGTGTGTCTCCTCACGAGGGGCGCGGCCGCCATGACCGTTGGCGTCGTGGTGGGACCCGGAGCCTGGGATGAGGGCCGCAGGCTGGAGGGGGTTAGTGGAAGCGGGGCGGATCTTGGGGACACTGTTTGAGTTTTCTGAGCCGCAAGGCACCTGCAACTGCCGCAGGGGCGAGCTTCTGGCGTCCACACTGGGTCCCTgaggagggggcgggggcggcaGTCGAGAAAGAGCGGGAAGGCCGTGAGTCGGCACCGCGTCCCGTCCCTGAGGTGTGGACTGTGCAGGCCGTGCTGCCTCGTGAGGAAACGGCCGCGGTTCATCTCGGCTGCCCAGTGCTGCCAGCGTAGCGCGGAGACAGCCCGAGTCCATATGTAAGCGAGGACGTGCGGCCGTGTGTTCCGATCCAAATGACTCCTGAGGGGATAGAAGAGTGACAAAGGGGGGAAGAGCCTAGTCATTGGGCATATGCCAGAGTTGGAATCACTTAAGTTTCTATTCTCGGGTGGTATTTTACTAAATGTCTTCATCATGGCAAATCCATTTGTGAAACCAGCTCTCGTGCAAAGGCCTGTGCCTATTACCATGTGCTTTAGGGTGATTGCTCTGCCGGCTTGGTCACGACAGGGACACGTGCCGTATTTGGTGTGACCGCAAAGTATGCGTGCTTATCATGACACTGGGAAATGTTTGGGTGTTTTAAAAGGTACAGACCTATCCCCTGAAGTGTGTTTTTCAAATCACAGTTTGCTACTTAGAGTTGGAAAGATGAGTGGACAATCCGTATCCATCCCCCAATCTGAAGAAAAGTGGGATGGTCAAGAATTTGAGCAGCCAACTGAAGTTGAAGTTGTGAGTGTTTTAACATTTCTACTAGCAAAACCTTTATTTGGGGGAGGATGGTGTTCAATAAACATACTCTTATAAAGGTCTTTCATGCTGAGAACAGGTGATTATTGAAGCTCATGATCCAAGATGGTTCCATCTTATTGTCTGGATGGTGATGCTGTATGCTCCCCATAAAGACGTCCTATGACTTCCTGGTCATGCTTATAAAAACAGATGCACACGTCCATCCCAGCGTATATTAAAATAGCTTCCAAATGCTTGACATAGCCTCTCTGTGGAGAGAGTCACTTTTTAAGAATGAATATATGGAATCATGTTGGACAAATGTCTTGAGACTTATTTGTGATTGAATACATATGTTTGTTGAATATATACATGTGTTATATGTGTGCATATTATGGATATGTATTAATGATGAAGCTTGTTATTTGTACACACACCCCCTAGGCCGATCAACCCGATGATGAACAACCTGAGCATGATGAGCCACCAGCCCAAAGCCAGGATATTCCTCCTGGTCAGGAAGTAGAAGATGAAAGAGTCGATGCATCCCAAGGTGATGTGAAGGGGAAGAAGAATGCCTATcgggggaggggtgtgtgtgtacaTCATGCATTATAACATACCAGTAACGGGGCAAGAAATCATTGGGTAGGGATCTCTAACATTGCCTGAAAATGGGCTGTGAATGTGAAGAAAGTATAGTTTGCGGTTTCGTGAAGTCACTTGCTGTAATGAATTTCTCCTTTTGTTCCAGACCTGGTTCATGTTCTTGAAAACTTGCCAGACCTCTATATTAGCAAATCCAAGGAAGCTGTGTTTAATTTTAGTCATAAAATGGCATATCATTCCCCTAGTCCGATTTGGCCTCCTTGAATGTGTATGGCCCTATTAGTTATTGTATCCAAAGCTTAAGCAACTCTTACTCATACTAATATATGTAGGGTGTCAAATCAAACATATTATAAAACCTTTAGTAAAGCCTGGTTGCATAGGCATGTcaagcccattttataaatgagaagactgaggctcagggaTTCTGTCTTCACAAAGAGCACTGGAGACAG contains:
- the LOC143670711 gene encoding P antigen family member 3-like; this translates as MSGQSVSIPQSEEKWDGQEFEQPTEVEVADQPDDEQPEHDEPPAQSQDIPPGQEVEDERVDASQECDLEDELQELTQPETWGEGGDGPDIEGDIVTYLEPVKMPEPGEGQP